The DNA sequence GACCGCGAGGTCGACGGTGACCGCGAACGGGGCGAAGGCGTGCGGGTCGTAGCCCTCGGGAGCGGGGGTGCTCATCGGTTCTCCGGGAGGGGTGCGGCGAAGTCCCAGCCGGTGGCGAGGAGTTCGTCTACGGCGGTGACGGCGGCGGCGAGCCGCGCCTCGGGCGGACCGGTGATCTCGATGAACCGGCGGCCCGTGCGGGTGAGTTCGGCGCGGAAGCGGTCGGTCATCCAGGGGCGCAGCTCCTCGCCGTCGCGCAGTCCGTCGTCCTCGAAGGGGACGCCCTCGTGGTCGGTGAGGAGCCACAGGTGGTGTGCGGCCCGGTCCGCGATCTCCTCGACGAGCGGATTGCGGCCGCCGACGTACCGCTCGTGCCAGACGGTGGTGGCGAAGGAGTCGGTGTCGCAGAAGAGCACCGGGGACCCGGCGCGGGCGGCGGCCTCCTCCCGGTCGTTCTGGGCCTGCGCGATGAGCGGGAAGTCGTCGGTGGTGAAGCTGACGTCCTCCCAGGCGGCCCCGGGCCACCGCTCGCGCAGGGCGGCGAGCTTGTGCTCGCTGTACTCGCGCCCGTACTCGGCGACGTACCCGGTGCGCGCCCATACCCCGCCGCGTGCGCGGTAGTGGGCGGCGAGCGCCCGCGCGAGGGTGGTGGTGCCGGTGGACTCCGCGCCGAGGACGACGACCCGGCGGGCGAGGGCGGTCCGCACGGGCGGCCGGAGGAAGTCCCAGCAGCCGGCCGGGTCCTGGCGCACGGCGGTGCCGGAGACCGGGAAGAGCGTGCGGTCGGGGTCGACGAGGACGGACGCGGCGCCGAAGCGGCGGCCCAGCTCCTCCCCGTACGCCTCCGAGGTGAAGACGGCGTCCACCCGCTCGGGGACGGCGGCGGTGAAGACGGCCATGTGCGCGTCCCAGACCGCCGGGTCGTTGACGTCCATGTGCGTGTCGTCGACCGCGCCCACCACCGTGACGTCCGGGTGGACCTCGCGCATCCAGGCGACCCGGTCGGCGAGCGGGACCGACTCCACGGAGGCGGCACAGACCAGCACGGTCAGCCGTTCACAGCGGTCCCGGGCGGTTTCGACGAGGTGGTGGTGGCCGGCGTGCGGCGGGTAGAACTTGCCGAGGACCAGGCCGTGTCCGTAACGCTTCATGCGACCGCCACCTCCGGGGTCCGCGCGTCACGTGCGGTCAGGTCGCGGTGCCAGCCCCGCAGGCCGACGAGGCAGAGCGCGAGGAACCCGGCGTACAGCAGCGAGGTCAGATACAGCCCCTTGTGGGCGTACAGCGGGATGTAGACCACGTCGGCCGCGATCCACAGCCACCAGGACTCCAGCCGCTTCCCGCACTGCCCGTACGTCGCCATCAGCGACAGGGACGTCGTCAGCGCGTCCCAGAACGGGACGGTGGAGTCGGTGGCCCGGGACAGCAGCAGGGTGATCCCGGCGGTCCCCACCGCCCCCGCCGCGAGCAGCCAGGCCCATTCGGTGCGGGTCGTTCTGCGCACCGGCAGGACGGAGGTTCCTGGTCCACCCCCGTGGGTCCAGGTCCACCAGCCGTACGCGGCGAGGGTGATGAAGACGATCTGGAGGCCGGCGTCGGCGTACAGACCGGCCTGGGAGAACAGCAGGATGAAGAAGAGGTTGTTGGCGATGCCGATCGGCCAGTTGGCGAGGTGCTGGCGGGCCACGAGCCAGACGCACAGCGCGCCGCTTCCGAAGCCCAGCACCTCGGTCCAGCTGACCGGGGTGTCCAGGATCGTCACCAGGGGCTGTTGCAGGGGATCGAGTACGTCCGCGAGGCTCACGCCCGCCTCCTTCTAAATGGTCACTCTGACTATAAAGGCTGGAGAGGGACGGCAAAAGGCCCGCGGCCGGTTCTGTTCGAACTTTCCGAACAGAACCGGCCGCGGGCCTTCGCGTGGACGCGGGTGCGGCTGGTCCCCTGACTCAGAGGACTAGAGACCGACCTCGCGCATCAGCATGCCGACCTCGGTGTTGGTGAGGCGGCGCAGCCAGCCGGACTTCTGGTCGCCCAGCGGGATCGGCCCGAAGGACGTCCGCACGAGCCGCTCGACCGGGAAGCCGGCCTCGGCCAGCATCCGGCGCACGATGTGCTTGCGGCCCTCGTGGAGGGTCACCTCGACCAGGTAGTTCTTGCCGGTGTTCTCGACGACGCGGAAGTGGTCGGCACGGGCGTAGCCGTCCTCCAGCTGGATGCCGTCCTTGAGCCGCTTGCCGAGGTCGCGCGGCAGGGGGCCCTGGATGGCTGCCAGGTAGGTCTTCTTCACGCCGTACTTGGGGTGCGTGAGGCGGTGGGCCAGCTCACCGTGGTTGGTGAGCATGATGATGCCCTCCGTCTCGGTGTCCAGCCGGCCGACGTGGAACAGCCGCGTCTCGCGGTTGGTCACGTAGTCGCCGAGGCACTGACGGCCGTCCGGGTCCTCCATCGAGGAGACGACCCCGGCGGGCTTGTTCAGCGCGAAGAAGAGATACGACTGGGCGGCGACCGTCAGGCCGTCGACCTTGATCTCGTCCTTGTGGACATCGACGCGCTTGCCCTGCTCGACGACGATCTCGCCGTTGACCTCGACGCGGGACTGCTCGATCAGCTCCTCGCACGCCCGGCGCGAGCCCATGCCGGCGCGGGCGAGGACCTTCTGCAGCCGCTCGCCCTCCTCCTCGGCCCCCGGGTGGGTCTTGGGGAGGTTGATGCCGGGCTTGTTGGCATACCGGT is a window from the Streptomyces sp. MMBL 11-1 genome containing:
- a CDS encoding AAA family ATPase, with amino-acid sequence MKRYGHGLVLGKFYPPHAGHHHLVETARDRCERLTVLVCAASVESVPLADRVAWMREVHPDVTVVGAVDDTHMDVNDPAVWDAHMAVFTAAVPERVDAVFTSEAYGEELGRRFGAASVLVDPDRTLFPVSGTAVRQDPAGCWDFLRPPVRTALARRVVVLGAESTGTTTLARALAAHYRARGGVWARTGYVAEYGREYSEHKLAALRERWPGAAWEDVSFTTDDFPLIAQAQNDREEAAARAGSPVLFCDTDSFATTVWHERYVGGRNPLVEEIADRAAHHLWLLTDHEGVPFEDDGLRDGEELRPWMTDRFRAELTRTGRRFIEITGPPEARLAAAVTAVDELLATGWDFAAPLPENR
- the pnuC gene encoding nicotinamide riboside transporter PnuC, whose amino-acid sequence is MSLADVLDPLQQPLVTILDTPVSWTEVLGFGSGALCVWLVARQHLANWPIGIANNLFFILLFSQAGLYADAGLQIVFITLAAYGWWTWTHGGGPGTSVLPVRRTTRTEWAWLLAAGAVGTAGITLLLSRATDSTVPFWDALTTSLSLMATYGQCGKRLESWWLWIAADVVYIPLYAHKGLYLTSLLYAGFLALCLVGLRGWHRDLTARDARTPEVAVA
- a CDS encoding pseudouridine synthase translates to MRSSGRNSGSGNGGSGNRSSGGGNRNPRSGGASSGGRSGGGSFRQGQGGGGQGGRPGGQGGGRGGGQGGRPGAPGGRPSGQGGRSSGQGGRQGSQDGRPGYQGGRDEEQRPRRPRPEERRYDVGNDAPGVRSEQEGPRKGRGSAARGGAKGGPKPAQGGSGRTGGFRRAAPSRPRELDAKIEQRNRDRYANKPGINLPKTHPGAEEEGERLQKVLARAGMGSRRACEELIEQSRVEVNGEIVVEQGKRVDVHKDEIKVDGLTVAAQSYLFFALNKPAGVVSSMEDPDGRQCLGDYVTNRETRLFHVGRLDTETEGIIMLTNHGELAHRLTHPKYGVKKTYLAAIQGPLPRDLGKRLKDGIQLEDGYARADHFRVVENTGKNYLVEVTLHEGRKHIVRRMLAEAGFPVERLVRTSFGPIPLGDQKSGWLRRLTNTEVGMLMREVGL